GCAGACGTCTGAGATGTTCAGACGTCTGCTTTTTTGCGCTCTTCGATATTGATTTTCAATTGAAAGGCATCGCTGAAAATGCCGCGCGCGGTCTAGCAGCCGAACAGCGAAAAAGCTTCCTTCATGGCGCCGATAACCGGGACTCCGAAGGGGCAGCGTTTCTCGCAGCTGCCGCAGGCAATGCATTCGCAGGCGTGGTGAGGCAACAGAGCATAGTGCTCGCGCACCGTTTCCGGAATCTGCTTCTGCGCTTTGGCAAGATTGAGGAATTTATTGACGGAAGCGACGTTGATGCCTTGGGGGCATGGAGCGCAGTGGCCGCAATACATACAGTGCCCTTGCCAGGAAAAGCGCTTCATCCCCTGCATGACGGGCACATAATCCCGTTGTTGCGGCGTCGCCGCGCACCAATCGACGGCGGCGCGGATCTCCGCCTGCGTCCGGCAGCCGATCATGACGGCGGCCACGGCAGGACGGGTCAAAGCGTATTCGATACACTGCACCGGCGTAAAGGCGCGCCCGAAAGGCGAATTCCGCTCGCTGAGGAGGTCGCCGCCGCCGTAAGTTTTCATGACGTCGATCCCCACGCCTCGGCGCGCGCATAATTCGTAGAGACTTTCGCGTTCTGGATCCATGTTGTGCAGATCTTTCATATAGCTTTCATCGGCCCAGAGATCTTCCACGTTTTCGCCGGCAGGCTGCATGTCGTAGCAGGGATTGACGGCGAACAGCAGCACGTCGATCAGACCCGTTCCAACGGCCAGCGACGCGACGTGCGGATTATGGCTGCTCAGTCCGAGAAAGCGGATCCGCCCCTTCTCTTTCAGCCGCTGAGCGTATTGAATGATCTCGCCGTCGAACACCGCGCGAAAATCCTCTTCCGCGTCGATATAATGAATCATGCCGACGTCGATGTAATCCGTCCCCAGACGCGTCAGCAAATCCCGAAAAGCCCTCTCCGTCCTGACGGGATCGCGCGTGCGCAGGTACTGCCCGTTTTCCCAGGCAGAGCAAATGTGCCCTTGGACGATGAATTTCTCCCGGCGTCCTCTCATCGCCTCCCCAAAAGCGGAGCGGAGCTGCGGATTGGAAGAATAGCAGTCGAAAAAGTTGATCCCCCAATCCTGCGCGCAGTCAAAATCTTTCCTCACAGCTTCCGGAGTTTTGTCCGTGAAGCCTTCGCATCCCAACGCGATCGCGCTGACAGAAAGCCCGGTGTGCCCGAGAGCCCTGTATTCCATAGCGAACTCCTCATGTCGATTCTGACGTGTGATGTCATCTTGCAGCTTCAATGTATCACATGAAGGGGGCTGCAAGTCAAGCGCGTTCAAGAGAAATTTTGCTTCAGAAACGAACCAGAACACTCTGAGAGTCGCTTTTCAAAGCTGATGCAGATAACGGGCATCCTTATTTCTGTGTCTTCTGTTTTTAGATTGGATCAATAATAGAAAACGGGAGCAGCAAGATTCTTCAGCAGATTCAAAACACTCCAGGCAGCAGAAGTGCTTGATTTAGGGTTATCAGGGTCAGGAAGCGAAGAGATGGAAATATCTGTCGTAATTATGCCATTTTCTGCGTGAACGCAATGCTTGTTATCTTTCATTCCAGGGACGCTAGTGATGATGACTTTCGTGTCAGGACAGTTGGAGGCCAGAGCTGTTGCGACTGCGACATTTACGTTCTTCGGAAATCCCCTGATCGCATCGTCAACAGAACCTTCAAAGATTTTA
The genomic region above belongs to Pyramidobacter piscolens W5455 and contains:
- a CDS encoding aldo/keto reductase, whose translation is MEYRALGHTGLSVSAIALGCEGFTDKTPEAVRKDFDCAQDWGINFFDCYSSNPQLRSAFGEAMRGRREKFIVQGHICSAWENGQYLRTRDPVRTERAFRDLLTRLGTDYIDVGMIHYIDAEEDFRAVFDGEIIQYAQRLKEKGRIRFLGLSSHNPHVASLAVGTGLIDVLLFAVNPCYDMQPAGENVEDLWADESYMKDLHNMDPERESLYELCARRGVGIDVMKTYGGGDLLSERNSPFGRAFTPVQCIEYALTRPAVAAVMIGCRTQAEIRAAVDWCAATPQQRDYVPVMQGMKRFSWQGHCMYCGHCAPCPQGINVASVNKFLNLAKAQKQIPETVREHYALLPHHACECIACGSCEKRCPFGVPVIGAMKEAFSLFGC